A genomic segment from Canis lupus baileyi chromosome 13, mCanLup2.hap1, whole genome shotgun sequence encodes:
- the LSM10 gene encoding U7 snRNA-associated Sm-like protein LSm10 — translation MAVSHSVKERTISENSLIILLQGLQGQVTTVDLRDESVARGRIDNVDAFMNIRLANVTYTDRWGHQVELDDLFVTGRNVRYVHIPDDVNITATIEQQLQVIHRVRNFGSKGQGRREFPSKKYK, via the coding sequence ATGGCAGTGAGCCACTCCGTGAAGGAGCGGACCATCTCCGAGAACAGCCTCATTATCCTGCTGCAGGGCCTCCAGGGCCAGGTGACCACCGTGGACTTGCGGGACGAGAGCGTGGCCCGCGGCCGCATAGACAATGTCGATGCCTTCATGAACATCCGCCTGGCCAACGTCACCTACACAGACCGCTGGGGCCACCAGGTTGAGCTGGACGACCTCTTCGTGACGGGCCGTAATGTCCGTTATGTCCACATCCCCGATGATGTGAACATCACGGCGACAATTGAGCAACAGCTGCAGGTCATCCACCGGGTGCGCAACTTCGGCAGCAAGGGCCAAGGCCGGCGTGAATTTCCGTCCAAAAAGTATAAATGA